From Bacteroidota bacterium:
GGAATGCTTAGCTATTTTATGCAAGGAATGAATTGGAATGTACAATACATCATTGTCTTTATAAACAATGCGAATGGTTTCTTGCTGCTTGCCATTTATGTCAATAATCTCTAAGCCTCCAAATCTGCCAATACCATGGTCTATATGTGTTACGTAATCTCCCGGATTTAGATTTTTTAATTCCTTAACCGTAATTGCTTCATTCTTTTTAGAAAACGAATTTTTTAATTTAAATCGATGGTAACGTTCAAATATTTGATGGTCGGTATAACACGCTAATTTTAAATTCTTGTCAATAAACCCTTCGTGAATAGAGGTGTTTATCGTTGTGAAAAAATCTTGCCAGTTTGCATTAAGTATGCTTTCGGTTGCCGATTTTGCTATAATATCTTCAAATATTGCGTTTAATCGCTCCATCTGCTTTTGCGTGTCCGAAAAAATAATATTCCTGTAACCCTTGCTAACATTGTCTTTTAGGTTGGCAATTAATAAATCGAAATTTTTATTGAAGCTAGGTTGCGGTATGTATGAATATTCAATAGTTTGATTGGGCTTCCAATATTTTTGAGTGGAATATTCTATACGCTTAAACGATAGGCATTCATTTAAAAATTCTTCTTTGGGCCAATACATTTCTTGCGGTGCAAGCCGTTCTATTTCTCCAGAAAGTTGGGAGTATGCTTTTTCAGCAACAGCAAGTTCTTTTTCTAATTTTTCTTCGCACAACTGCACATTTTCAAACCAAAGCACAGTGCTGTTTGTAATGTATTGAAAAAAAGACTGCCTGCTTTCTGTAAGTAGTTTGTCTTGTACGTTGGGTATTATAATTATTTGATTCAACTCTTGTATGGAGAGCTGGTTGGCTGCATCAAATGTTCGAATGGAGTTAATGTTTTCTCCATACATTTCAATACGGAAAGGGTCTTCGTTGGCAAACGAAAATATATCTATAATTCCACCTCTTATAGCA
This genomic window contains:
- a CDS encoding transcription-repair coupling factor, with amino-acid sequence MNLSSIIDSNFHCEQNRNLNSFVQTENYDVAHLNGLVGSAISFILASLQKETERNQLLVVNDKEQAAYILNDLENLVGEKASVLFFPQSYRRPYEIADIDNANILMRAQVLNNLLNSTKKSIIITYPEALAEKVVTKSHLSKNTLELKKQDKVSISFITDVLFEYGFERNDYVYEPGQFAIRGGIIDIFSFANEDPFRIEMYGENINSIRTFDAANQLSIQELNQIIIIPNVQDKLLTESRQSFFQYITNSTVLWFENVQLCEEKLEKELAVAEKAYSQLSGEIERLAPQEMYWPKEEFLNECLSFKRIEYSTQKYWKPNQTIEYSYIPQPSFNKNFDLLIANLKDNVSKGYRNIIFSDTQKQMERLNAIFEDIIAKSATESILNANWQDFFTTINTSIHEGFIDKNLKLACYTDHQIFERYHRFKLKNSFSKKNEAITVKELKNLNPGDYVTHIDHGIGRFGGLEIIDINGKQQETIRIVYKDNDVLYIPIHSLHKIAKHS